Within the Halomonas sp. HL-93 genome, the region GGGCTTAACCTGGCCGCCAGCGACGTCAATACGCTCTATCGGCTAATGGTGAAGGTTTACCAGGAAGGCCGCACGGATTTGATCGAGCGCTACTCGCAAACCTGCCTGAAACGTATCTGGAAGGCGGAGCGCTTTTCCTGGTGGATGACCTCCATGCTGCACAACTTCTCTGATGAGGAAGATTTCAACAGCCGCATGCAGTTGGCCGAACTGGACTACGTGACCAGCTCTAAAGCGGGGCTGACGACTATTGCGGAAAACTATGTGGGTTTGCCCTATGAGCCGTTGGAATAGCCCCTCACCTTTCTCCATTGATCCTCCTTGCCCAGGCTGATGCTTGGGCTTTTTTTATCGTTTGCCATGCCTGAACAGGCTCTCGTGAAGTGCTGTTAGGGAGTAAGTGGGTAGATACATACGCATATTGGGTGTTTTTATTTGAAATTTCATGTGATATTGATAGTAGTAGATCGCTTGTGTCATACCGGTTGAGCGGAAACCGCCGCTTTATCTCGGTGTTTTACCGCCACCATGCTGTTGGACAAATAAAAATTAACCCCTGCTCAGGTTGATGATATGAAATTCAAATCCCTCCGTACATTTGTCACCTTGCTGGCTGGCATCTCAACAATTCTGGCGGTGTTAGCTTTGTCTGCCTACTTCGTCATGGCCAATACAAGGTCGCAGGAAGCCACTCAGGTGGGAGCGCAGAACATACTGCTGGACGAGACTGAAGGCCGTTTACATGCCATAGCGTCCTCTCAAGCCGAAAGCATACAGGTTCAATTTACTCAGGCACGTGAGATGGCCAAGGGATTGGCCGCTGTCAATTCCGTGCAGGGTGACGTGGCTTATAACGGTGGGCCCGCGCTTGATTTCAATCGTCAGGAGATAATCGGTGCCATTCGAAAGTACCTAGAAGTCAATCAGGATGTTTCTGTCGCTTATGCTGCCTGGGAGCCTAATGCCTTCGATCAGGATGACGTTTACTCGGACGGTAGCGTGCCGGGGCATAGCCCAAAGGGGCGCTTCATGCCCCTGTGGTATCGGGGAGAGAACGGAGATCTCGACATCATGGCTCAGGAAGCCGCCATCATGGAGAGCGAGGCTATTCAGCCCAATGGGGTGCGCGAGGGCGAGTATTACCTCTGCCCACGAGAAACGTTGAGGCCATGTATTACAGACCCTGACGTTTATCAGGTGGGGGAGGAGGAAGTGATGCTGACTTCCTTCGTCGCCCCGATCATTGTCGACAGCGAGTTTCGCGGTATTGCCGGCGTTGATCTGACGGTGGATTTTATCCAGTCCATGCTCTTGGAGGAAAATAGCGAACTCTATGAGGGATCGGGAGACATGGCCTTGGTGGCACCGAGAGGGGGGCTGGTAGCGCATACCCAGGAGGGAGCCACGCTGGGGGAACCTTTTAGTGAGGCGTTTGATGCTACCTTGCAGCAGCGCATACAGCAGGCCCAGGGAGGCCAGCCTACGTATATCCATGATGCCGAGCAGGGCGTCATCGAATTGTACTGGCCGTTCACTATTGGAGAGGGCGACAACACCTGGGTGCTGATGATCCGGCAGCCTGAAGATGCGGTGCTTGCGGGGATGCATGGACTGCAGCGGCAAACGGAGGAACAGCTTGATAGAGACATTCTGGGCATGACGCTGATCGGGCTTTTCATTGCAGGCCTGGGATTATTGGCAGCATGGTTGGTGGGGGAGAGCATTGCTCGCCCGTTGCGTCGCTTGGCTGAGCGCATGCATGACATCGCTGCTGGCAATGGCGACTTGACCCGCCGCCTGCCCGCCAATGGCCGCGATGAAAGTGCCAGGTTGGCGATCCAGTTCAATGCTTTTGTCGATAAAATAAACGATGTACTGCTCGATGTGCGTGATAGCAGCGACTCAGTGCGTGCAGCGGCGAGTGAGATTGCCGTGGGAAGCCAGGATCTGTCGGCCCGAACTGAGGTGGCGGCCTCCCACCTGCAGGAGACGTCGGCTTCCATGGAGCAGCTGACCCATTCCGTTGAACATACCGCTGTAGCGTCTCGGCAGGCAAAGGAGCTCTCCCACTCTGCTTCGCAAGTCGCCTCCCAGGGCGGTAACGTGGTGTCGCAAGCCGTGCGAACCATGAACGACATTGATAGCGCGTCGCAGCGGATTGCAGAGATCGTCTCAGTGATGGATAGCATTGCCTTTCAAACCAACCTACTGGCGCTCAACGCCTCGGTTGAGGCGGCTAGCGCTGGAGAGCATGGCCGAGGTTTCGCGGTAGTCGCAGACGAAGTGCGTCAATTGGCTGGTCGCAGCGCCGCCGCTGCTCGGCAGATCAAGGAACTGATTGAGGACGCCACCGCCAAGACCCAGGCCGGTTCAGAGCTCGTGCGCGCAGCCGGTGCCTCCATGAACGACATCGTTGCCAGTGTGTCGAGGGTCTCCGATGTGCTTGGCGAAATCAGTGCGGCAACCAGCGAGCAGAGCCAGGGTATCGGTCAGGTCAATCAGGCGGTGGCTGGGCTCGACCAAATGACCCAGCAGAACGCGGCACTGGTCGAAGAGTCCGCAACGGCGGCGGATAGGCTCGATAATCAGTCACTGCGTCTGGCTGAGACGGTAGGTTCGTTCGTCCTGCTCGAACGGCAGCAGCGATTGGCGACGCTGGATTCAGTGCAGTAAGCCATCTATTACATGAGTTCTCATTGTGACATATGAGGGTGTTGCATTACTTGAATTTTCATGTGATATTGAATGTATAAAGGCGTGGGAAGCGCCAAACAACAACGATAAAGAGAGATAAGACCCATGACGACAAAGAAAATAGTCTCAAACATTCGGCGCTTGGCGGGTGCCATTGGGC harbors:
- a CDS encoding methyl-accepting chemotaxis protein, with amino-acid sequence MKFKSLRTFVTLLAGISTILAVLALSAYFVMANTRSQEATQVGAQNILLDETEGRLHAIASSQAESIQVQFTQAREMAKGLAAVNSVQGDVAYNGGPALDFNRQEIIGAIRKYLEVNQDVSVAYAAWEPNAFDQDDVYSDGSVPGHSPKGRFMPLWYRGENGDLDIMAQEAAIMESEAIQPNGVREGEYYLCPRETLRPCITDPDVYQVGEEEVMLTSFVAPIIVDSEFRGIAGVDLTVDFIQSMLLEENSELYEGSGDMALVAPRGGLVAHTQEGATLGEPFSEAFDATLQQRIQQAQGGQPTYIHDAEQGVIELYWPFTIGEGDNTWVLMIRQPEDAVLAGMHGLQRQTEEQLDRDILGMTLIGLFIAGLGLLAAWLVGESIARPLRRLAERMHDIAAGNGDLTRRLPANGRDESARLAIQFNAFVDKINDVLLDVRDSSDSVRAAASEIAVGSQDLSARTEVAASHLQETSASMEQLTHSVEHTAVASRQAKELSHSASQVASQGGNVVSQAVRTMNDIDSASQRIAEIVSVMDSIAFQTNLLALNASVEAASAGEHGRGFAVVADEVRQLAGRSAAAARQIKELIEDATAKTQAGSELVRAAGASMNDIVASVSRVSDVLGEISAATSEQSQGIGQVNQAVAGLDQMTQQNAALVEESATAADRLDNQSLRLAETVGSFVLLERQQRLATLDSVQ